The window CAAGATGGAAAGAAAACCTAAATAGACTAGGAATAGGAAGAAGAGCACTATAAATAGAGGCTTATGCTATGTAATTATCATTCAGTGTTCATCAATAATTATAGACTAGTTCTTATATTAGCTTAGTAgtagtttagttttattttctgtctttatatttcaatttattttactatttttattcCGTTATCAATTTAGTAAAGCAAGCTTGACCTCGAATTATTTCTCATCTTTTATGAATCAACTTCAGTTTATTTGGTTTCAAGTTCCATCTTCCTTCATCTTATTCTTGAATCAATTAATCTAAATTAGATACACAAAAGTTCTTATTTCTCCCCATCCCATTATGCCTTCGTGTATTAGCTTAGACATGAGCTAAGACACCTTTGGCTAGGATGACAGTGAACTGTGTTTAACAAATAAGATCATTAAAGCGTCTAGGTTATGCTGTAGGTTAATAAAGATTCAGTTAAGACTTATTGTCTATACTAAATAACCTAACCAAGTGATTAGTATAGGAGTTGGATTGTGTAGCCTAACCAAGCGATCAAATCAACCAAGCAAACTCTAACTCTACCTATACCCTAATCGGATAGTGCGGCTTCGTGGTCTAGGTTACGGCTTAGCCTTGGTTTTCATAGCATCTAATGCCCTCAATCACTATTAGGGATTTTGCCTAACCAAGCATTGGCCTAAAAGTATTGAGGTAGATTTAGTAAATTGTTGATCAGACTTACTATTTTCTGATGGAGAATCACCGTCTTTAGTTAACCTTTAAATTCACACAACATTCACTTATCGATTCATAGGAGTTATCACGGGGATCCTGAATCCTAGTCACCCATTCATTCATTAAATATATTCATTGTTTAATTGCTTTGCTAATGTTATTGTTTTATTAGTAGTTAAATAACAATCTCAAAACACTTAATTCAATCCTTAGATAATATAGAATTCGAGTACGAGTAAGGCATTAGATATTagtctctgtgggatcgatattgtTCTTCAGAACATTTACTACTTGATACGATAGAGTTCACTTGCTCTTTAGGAGTTTGGTAGATTTTACCCTATCACCGATAAGCGACATTTCATCCACACACTCAAAAACTTCATTGCCAACCTTAAGCCTGCTAGGTGAGTGATGTGAAGTTTCTCCCCATCTTTGATCCAACTAATCCGATATGAGTTAAGATGTGGTTCAGGTATCAAGCCAAACTTACTCAAGGTGGTTTTACTAAGGATGTTCTCTTAGCTTCCCCCCCATCAACGATCAACTCAcatttcatcccaaatattAAGCATCAAGTTTTAAACAATTGATGTCTCGGATCTTGATCTTGCTCACTTGACATTAGCACCATTTTCACCACATGAATGGTATCCGGAGGGACCACTTTCAATTTGTTCACAATACACCCCgtcgttttcttcctcttcatctcCATGCACTACCATGTTTGCACTCCTCCTCCTTAGATATTCATTAGACCTATGGCCCAACTTGTTACACCAAAAGCACTTGAGAGGTACCGGTTTTGTATAATGGTTGTTGTTTCTATGTGGAGGCGTGGCTCCTCTACATTGCTTTCAATCTCATATAGGGATCCTCCCGACTTCGAGACCCTTAACCCCACTAATATTTGAAATTTGCTTCCATTTATCTATTAACTCTAATTTTTCCCGAGTGGGCATGATTCTATCCCCTCCCATCCGTTTAGAGCTCTCTCGACTCCTTATGCTCAATTGGGATTCTGCCTTCAAGGCTAAGTTATGTGCAACTTGTACTTGGATGACCATTTGAGTCTTTATCCTGTCTTGGATCGATGTTGTGTTTCAATACTTCCAAATACCTCAatgtcttttggctttcggttttcGACATACTAGCCATTACCGAAAGTCTTAAGAACTCCGAAGTATACTCATGTACGTTCTGAGTCCTTTGTGAACACCCTTGATACGAACTACAAATGTTCTGCTTATAATCCAGCAGTAAGAACCGCTCCCGCAACATTGCTATCATCTGAAGCCAAGACTTAATCGGATCCTTACCCCCCTTCTTCGTTCTTCCCTCAATTGATCTAATAAAATTGAAGCCCTCTCTTTCAATTGGCAAACAATAGAGATTGCTTCGGAATTATCATGACTATATTAGTAATTTTAAACCCGATTATCCTGGCTCCTTCATCATTCATGATGAGTTTTTTGGATCTCAAAATTCCCTCTCAATGTGAGCTCTCCTTTAACTTCATTTGGCTCATGTGATgttttctattttaaatttCGAGTGAAGAATTTGGGGAAGGGTTATAGAGAATGATAGAGCTGGCTATATAAGTTAGAAataaaactatttacaattttaaGGTATTTTTAAACTGTTTACAAAGTCTATGGCGTTGTCATTCTTGTTTAAAGTTTCAAAAAACATTAAATCTAAAATGAGGTATTGCTTGATAAAACTGGAAATTAAGTACTCAATTTAAGTGTTGATTATTGCAAGTGTTGAAACTATTAAATGAtgtaatttgataaatataaagAGAAGTattgaatataaaaaaatattagtagataaaatttaaatttaaattttaaattaaattagttGATAAAGTTGAACTTAGAATATGAAATGCTACTGTGAAAAGGGGAGATACTTTAAGAAATAGGAAATCGATCtactagtaattaattaatgtgaTTAATTAGTGTGATTCTCATTAATATAGGGACCGATAAAATATCAGTTTctttggttttaattttaattttcgaACGCATTGAATCTACTAGAATGTTATTATTcttgtttaaagttttaaaaagCGTTAAATTTAAAATGacgtgctgtttgataaaatggaaaattaagTACTCGATTTAAATATTGAATATTACAAGTGCTGAAACTATTAAGGAGACGTTTGGTTCGCGCAGGATAACAGAATGGAATCGCGCAGGGTAAATTCtcttatttgtttgtttaagttccACAAATggaatgctatatatctgattctCTTTGCGgctgtttggttcaaatgaagtaATAAACCAgaattgtgtttttaacaacaatttatatacatacatatgtcTCTATCAATAcaatataagaattaaaatcaattaatttaaccattaaaattaaaatatgacaaagaggaaacataaataaaattaataaaaaaatatataaatattatattttaaaataattaaaaaataaatattaaaactgaataatacagtaaaaggaaaaaaaatttatcaaaaattatttacaggttaaaaaagtaaaaataaataagtaaattaatcaaaaatgaaattaaactaaaaatataaaatataaatagatagatacaaaattaaaatcaaaatcaaaaaataaaaattagtcaAAATATTTGGAGAGAGAGTTAAACTCAATTTCAAATATCAAATCCTAGACCTAAACGGTATCTAACTCTCACACAAACAATTTAAACAATTGTAGTGTCCTGGACTGGAGTCGATATCTCTTTGTTTGAAAGAGCAAGATGGCAGGCTTTCAAAGAAAGTGCAAGATGGCAGGCTTTCAAAAGAAGAGCAAGACGGTAGATTCAAAGGTGGAGATGATTTCAAGAGTAGTCCGGTGGAAAATCGAGGGCTTAGAACCTTACTCTTACAAGAAATCCGACGCATTCAAGCTCGGAATCTGGACTTGGTACGTAATTaaactctttctttctttctttcttgatttCTTGAATGAATTTGAAGTGCTGTTCTTGATAGGCATTTGAGTGTACAAAGGAAAAGAGGTGGAGAAATATACGTTGATTTATTTCCACTGGACTCTCCAACTTGTAAAGAACAGTCTCCTATTGCAACTTTTTATCTGCGCATCTTTAATGCCGCTCCTAATCGTAGACACTATCATACTTATTGTAATTATCTCTATCCTGAATAGTTATTTTCAGTCGTGTTCATTCGTGAATAAACATTTTTACTTTCTACAGCTAACAAGTAATAATGAAATAATGTCGTTCTACAGTTCATGAGAGATTGCTTCGGAATTGTAATGACTATATTGGTTTCGAGACGGATTTTTCTGGCTCCTTTATCATTCATGTTGAGTTTCGGGATCTCAAGACCTGCACTCTCAATGTGAGCTCTCCTTTAACTTCATTTGGCTCATGTCATGTTTTCTGTTTTAAACTTTGAGTGGGGAGTTTGTGGAAGGGATAAAGAATAAATTTTGAGTGTTTATCTGCACTTGATGCAGAGGCGGATATAGGGGAGCCGGGACCGGAATTTGATAAATGTAGCATTTGACCTAAATTTTTGATTGGTTATTTCATAAAATGAGGATTTCATAAACTGGGGATTGGGGAAGGGATAAAGAATAAATTTTGAGTGTTTATCTGCACTTGATGCAGGGACGGATATAGGGTGGCCGGGACCGGAATTTGATAAATGTAGCATTTGATCTAAAATTTTGATTCGTTATTTCATAAATTGAGTATTTCATAAACTGGGGATTGTTATatgattaatataaaattaaatcattaaGGTTGTATTTAATTACCCAATCTGAGATGATTCCGGTCCCCGGTTTTCTAGAAATTTTGATGGGTGCTGAATTAGCAACCCTAAATTGACACGAGAATGGTCAAATGTTAGGCCTTTATGTGAGCCCTCCCTAAATGAAAATTTCTACCTTTTTTTTGTTGCCTCATAAACCCTTCttagatttaaatttctattttttttttttttttgccaagcTAGGCTTTCTTAAATCcagattttttaaaaataatttggcATATTAGGCAATtgtaaatccaattttttttgttagccagttttttttacatgtttagAAATTTAaacataatctaatttaattttgagaaattttgtattgatatttaaaaattgttttttgaCCCCTCACATTATAacgtgtgtgtatatatatataattgaacaagttttgatttaacaaaattttttttttccatatgcAAGCGTAAAATCGGCTCCCAACAGACCAATCATGTATTGGTCACTGACTCGCTGTACATTGATTATCAGGGTTGGAAAGACCGTTCTATATGGTCTAGTGATGGAATGCTGCAGCCTGTTTCAACCCAGAGCACGAGCACGAGCAGGATTCCATGTTTCTCTCGCATGCTAGACGAGGCAATCCATGCTGATGTTACCATCAACACTGCCGATGGTACCGTGAGCGCTCATAAAGCAGTTCTTTCAGCAAGTTCACCTGTCTTCCAGAGCATGTTCCATCATGAACTCAAGGAAAAAGAGTCATCTACAATCTACATTCAAGACATGACATTAGATTGTTGCAAGGCTCTTCTAAGTTACTTGTATGGAACCATTGAACCGGGGACTTTTTGGACGCACCGGATAGCGTTGATCGGGGCAGCGAACAAGTATGATATACAAGACCTAAAAGATGCCTGTGAAGAAAGTTTGTTGGAAGATTTAAATTCGGGTAACGTGCTCGAGCGGCTGCAAGAGGCGTGGCTATATCAGCTGCATAAACTCAAAAATGGATGTTTGAAGTACTTGATTGATTTTGGGATGATAAATGATGTTGAACAAGAAATAAGAAACAATTTCTTCAGGGAAGCAGACAGGGAATTGATTCTGGAATTGGTTGAGAAAATGTTGGCAGTTGGTATCATGTCATGTATTATTGTGTGAGACTTCCTTTTTTACTGGTTCAAAACGGATAAACTATGAATGATAAATTAACAATcgagttttaattaattgtgttTATTTGGTAGATTAATTGCATTCAATTTTTGAAATGGGTAATTAATTGCATTCAATTGACAAATTAATACTATTCAATTGAAATGGTTGTAACCGGTAGgtttaattgtatttaattgACCGATTTTCATGACCATATCAATGCTAAGGGAATCACTCTTCCTGTCAAAATCATCAGACTGATTGTTTTGACAACGAGCCTTATAAATTCTTGTTCGTTATTATGGTATATCTGATACAAATTTCGGTATAGTTTTAGGGATAATAATAACATTAATTACTGATAATAATTGATAGTTATAAGCataaatattgaaatatatCTGAGTTTTATTCCCAATCCATAAACACTAAATGAACATAGATAAAGCAAGGTGATAGTTCAGATTGAAGCATAAAATAAACAGGTTTTGAAAATAGAAAGACTGAGTTTAATGGGAAATGATAATTTGACTCTAAGCATTCTCGGATTTGGAAATGAGCCAAGTGACAAAGTTGTGAAGGGTGGATCCATCAGCTCGGTAGTGCTTTTGAGTGAAATGGACAAACTGAGACCAAGTAAAATCTGGGTAAACTCGTTTCCCGAGTTGGTGCGGTGCACTCACGACCTTGTCTTCTTTAGGCGAAACAAAAAATGCCATCGATTTCCTCTTAGTTGACTTGTTAACGACTGCCCTATGCATACAACTCTTGTATATCCCATTCGACAGTGCCTGCATATATACATATCGAGGAATTAcgaaattatatatacataaaacccgagactaataaattaatgacTCAATAACATAACAGAAAAtgtatattaaattaattaattactcaaTAACGTAACAAAAAATGTATATTAAATTATTTCATATAATTTCGTGAAATTTGCAAGTCGAGAAATATGatatctatttttaattttttttattaaagatataaaataaatattgtcAAAATTTAAATTGATGTTTAACTTAAGGTTACCTGGAAAGTGTCACCGATGTTGATGACCAGggtgttggatcaaataaataaactttcagagatacagaggaagagtataattgctggaagaaattatcttctaattctcttaccttactactttgtattgataggtatttatagattacaaacatggctcttagtaaaccacattaactcactataaatacagatacagacacaggtacagaaatgactcttggacactctataaatacagatatagaaatgactcttggataatccactgaatcaaattaaagactattaattataagttcattatttcaacacacccccttaaacttataatttttttatcccttagtaacACCAAGAACAGCTCTCAATCTGCTGAAATCTTCCAACTTCAAAGCTTTAGTAAAAATATCAGCAACTTGATCTTTGGATGGTACATGCTTGAGTTGAATTTCTTTCCTTCCAATGCATTCTCTAATAAAGTGATACTTGGTGTCAATGTGTTTGCTTCTATCATGAAAGATTGGATTTTTAGCCAACGCAATAGCTGACTTATTATCAACAAAAACATCAGTTGCTCCATCTAGAGCAAACTTCAAACTTTTTAACATTCGTCTCAACCATATTGCATGACAAACACAAGAAGCTGCTGCAACATACTCTGCTTCACATGTTGAAAGTGTAACAATTGCTTGTTTCTTAGAACTCCAAGCAAAAACAGCAGTTcccataaaaaacacaaaaccagttgtgctttttctatcatcaacatctcctccccaatcactatcactgAATCCATACAATCTGAAATTGTTCTGGGAAGAGTAAAATAAACCATAATCCAGTGTACCTTTGATGTATCGAAGTATTCGTTTTGCTGCCTCCATATGAGTTAAAGTTGGAACCTCCATGTAACGACTAATGAGTCCAACTCCATATAAGatatctggccttgtacatgtCAAAAATCTCAGCCTTCCAACCAACCTTCTAAACAAAGTTTGATTCaccttttcttcatcatcatactTTGACAACTTATTTCGACAATCCACTGGCGTAGAAGCTGAATTGCATTTATCCatcttgaattcttttaaaataaCTTCTGCATATAACTTCTGAGACAAAAAGACACCTTCATCACTTTGCTTAACTTCAATGCCCAAATAATATGACATCAGCCCCAAATCCGTCATCTCATAATTATTTGTCATCAACTTCTTAAATTCTTCAATCATCTTTTGATCAGATCATGTGaaaattaaatcatcaacatacaagcaTACATACATTATTTTTCCATCCTCATTCTCCTTGATATACAAAGCATGCTCATATGGACATCTTGTGAAGCCATTCTTCTGGAAATAGTCATCGATGCAAGAATACCAAGCCCTTGGAGCTTGCTTAAggccatacaaagccttttttaACTTCAACACCTTATCTTCTTGCCCTTTCACAGTATAACCCAATGGTTGATTGACATAAACTTCTTCTTCAAGAGTTCCATTTAAGAATGCtgatttgacatccatttggtgaaTTTTCCATCCTTGTTGAGCTGCCAAAGAAATAACTAATCGAATTGTCTCAATTCGAGCCACCGGAGCAAAAacttcttcataatcaattccggCCTTTTGAGAAAAACCTTTTGCAACAAGGCGAGCTTTATACTTCTCCACTTTTCCTTTgacatttttctttattttgaaaatccacTTCACTGTTACTGCTTTTTTTCCCTTTGGCAATGTTGTCAATTCCCAAGTGTCATTCTtctttatggaatttatttcttcatccattgcttgtctccatttcttttcctgaacagcttcttcaaatTGTACAGGTTCTGTATCAGCAAACAAACAGAATAAAGTAGCGTTATCTACTTCTTCAGTTTCTGCATAAATCTCACTCAAACTTCTCATTCGAGGCTGCCTCTCTGATGAAGTTTCTGGGGATGAGTCTGTCACATTTGTCTGAGATGTGGAAGGTGAGTTTGGTGGTGTGATAATTACATCTTCATTTTGACCTGCAAAATCATCATCATATACAGgaagaaaatcataattttcatcTTCTGGAATCTTCCAATTCCAAGAGCTTTCTTCTTGAAATTCCGCATCTCTGCTTATCACAACTTTTCCATTCCGAGGattatccaagagtcatttctgtatctgtatttatagagtgtCCTGGAACAGGTTCAACAGCGTTCCACACATTGTCTGAAAAAACCTCAAGACCACCAACTTCATCTTGGTGAAGTATGAATAGGGAAGTCGGATCAGTATGAGGTCCAGTTCCAAGAGTCAGATCCGGCTCCTGACACGGAGGGTAATAGTTACACCTTAACAGAGACGTACCATCTTCAAAGAACTTCCTGTAGTCAAGCCTATCAACTCCTAAGCTAATTCCCAATATCTCCATTATAGATTCAAAGGTGGAGATGATTTCAAGAGTAGTCCGATGGAAAATCGAGGGCTTAGAACCTTACTCTTACAAGAAATCCGACGCATTCAAGCTCGGAATCTGGACTTGGTACGTAATTaaactctttctttctttctttctttcttctttctttaatGGCTGTTCTTGATATGCATTTGAGTGTACAAAGGAAAAGAGGTGGAGAAATTTACGTTGATTTATTTCCAGAGGACTCTCCAACTTGTAAAGAACAGTCTCCTATTGCAACTTTTTATCTGCGCATCTTTAATGCCGCTCCTAATCGTACACACTATCATACTTATTGTAATTATCTCTATTCTGCAACTTTCGTATTCATTCGTGAACAAACATGTCTAATCATTCGTTAACAATCAAATAATGTTGTCCTACAGTTCATGAGAGATTGCTTCGGAATTGTAACGACTATATTGGTTTCGAGACCGATTTTTCTGGCTCCTTCATCATTCATGTTGAGTTTCGGGATCTCAAGACCTGCACTCTCAATGTGAGCTCTCCTTTAACTTCATTTGGCTCGTGTCATGTTAATAAATTTTGAGTGTTTATCTGCACTTGATGCAAGGACGGTTACAGGGAGGGGCTGGGACCGGAACCGGAATTTGATAAATGTAGCATTTGACCTAAACTGGGGATTGGGGAAGGGATAAAGAATAAATTTTGAGTGTTTATCTGCACTTGATGTAAGGACGGATACAAGGAGGGGCCATGACCGGAATTTGATAAATGTAGCATTTGACCTAAAATTTTGACTCGTTATTTCATAAATTGAGGATTTCATAAGCTTGGGATTGTTATatgattaatataaaattaagttATTAAAGTTGTATTTAATTACCCAATCTGAGATGGTTCCGATCTCCGGTTTTCTAGAAATTTTGATGGGTGCTGAATTAGCAACCCTAAATTGACACCAGAATGGTCAAATGTTAGGCCTTTATATGAGCCCTCCCTAAATCGAaatttctacttttttttttgttgcctCATAAGCCCTCCTTAGGGTCTGCTTGGATGAAAGTTTCGTAAGGTTCATTAAAGGGAGGGAAGGGGAGGTTAATTAAAGGGAGGGGAAGGGAATGGAGGGGAGATTAGAGAACCTCCATATCCCACCAATTTGGTGGGACTGAAATTGGAGGTTTTTGAACCTCCATTTAACCCTcctttaaacttaaactcctTCCCAAGCAAGGTTAAGCAAGGTTAGAAAAATAACCTCCATTTAAACTCCTTCCCAAGCAAGGTTACACAAATAATCTCCCTTTAATTAACCTCCACTAACCTCAATCCAAGCAGACCCTTagatccaaatttctaatttttttttcttgtgaAGTTAGGCTTTCTTAAATCTctaacttaattttgagaaattttgtattgtacttaaaaattgttttttgaCCCCTGACATTATAAGgtgtgtttatatatatatatatataattgaacaagtttgatttaacaaatttttttttttccatatgcAAGCGTAAAATCGGCTCCCAACAGACCAATCGTGTATTGGTCACTGACTCGCTGTGCATTGATTATCAGGGTTGGAAAGACCGTTCTATATGGTCTAGTGATGGAATGTTGCAGCAGCCTGTTTCAACCCCGAGCACGAGCACGAGCAGGATTCCATGTTTCTCTCGCATGCTAGACGAGGCAATCCATGCTGATGTTACCATCAACACTGCCGATGGTACTGTGAGCGCTCATAAAGCAGTTCTATCAGCAAGTTCACCTGTCTTCCAGAGCATGTTCCATCATGAACTCAAGGAAAAAGAGTCATCTACAATCTACATTCAAGACATGACATTAGATTGTTGCAAGGCTCTTTTAAGTTACTTGTATGGAACCATTGAACCGGGGACTTTTTGGACGCACCGGATAGCGTTGATCGGGGCAGCGAACAAGTATGATATACAAGACCTAAAAGATGCCTGTGAAGAAAGTTTGTTGGAAGATTTAAATTCTGGTAACGTGCTCGAGCGGCTGCAGGAGGCGTGGCTATATCAGCTGCACAAACTGAAAAATGGATGCTTGAAATACTTGATTGATTTTGGGATGATAAATGATGTTGAACAAGAAATAAGAAACAACTTCTTCAAGGAAGCAGACAGGGAATTGATTCTGGAATTGGTTGAGAAAATGTTGGCAGTTGGTATCATGTCATGTGTTATTGTGTGAGAATTCCTTTTTTATTGGTTCAAAACGGATAAACTATgaatgataaattaataatcgagttttaattaattgtgttTATTTGGCAGATTAATT of the Euphorbia lathyris chromosome 7, ddEupLath1.1, whole genome shotgun sequence genome contains:
- the LOC136201100 gene encoding BTB/POZ domain-containing protein At1g21780-like isoform X1, with the translated sequence MAGFQRKCKMAGFQKKSKTVDSKVEMISRVVRWKIEGLEPYSYKKSDAFKLGIWTWHLSVQRKRGGEIYVDLFPLDSPTCKEQSPIATFYLRIFNAAPNRRHYHTYFHERLLRNCNDYIGFETDFSGSFIIHVEFRDLKTCTLNRKIGSQQTNHVLVTDSLYIDYQGWKDRSIWSSDGMLQPVSTQSTSTSRIPCFSRMLDEAIHADVTINTADGTVSAHKAVLSASSPVFQSMFHHELKEKESSTIYIQDMTLDCCKALLSYLYGTIEPGTFWTHRIALIGAANKYDIQDLKDACEESLLEDLNSGNVLERLQEAWLYQLHKLKNGCLKYLIDFGMINDVEQEIRNNFFREADRELILELVEKMLAVGIMSCIIV
- the LOC136201100 gene encoding BTB/POZ domain-containing protein At1g21780-like isoform X2, whose protein sequence is MAGFQRKCKMAGFQKKSKTVDSKVEMISRVVRWKIEGLEPYSYKKSDAFKLGIWTWHLSVQRKRGGEIYVDLFPLDSPTCKEQSPIATFYLRIFNAAPNRRHYHTYFHERLLRNCNDYIGFETDFSGSFIIHVEFRDLKTCTLNGWKDRSIWSSDGMLQPVSTQSTSTSRIPCFSRMLDEAIHADVTINTADGTVSAHKAVLSASSPVFQSMFHHELKEKESSTIYIQDMTLDCCKALLSYLYGTIEPGTFWTHRIALIGAANKYDIQDLKDACEESLLEDLNSGNVLERLQEAWLYQLHKLKNGCLKYLIDFGMINDVEQEIRNNFFREADRELILELVEKMLAVGIMSCIIV
- the LOC136235904 gene encoding gibberellin 20 oxidase 2-like, whose product is MEILGISLGVDRLDYRKFFEDGTSLLRCNYYPPCQEPDLTLGTGPHTDPTSLFILHQDEVGGLEVFSDNVWNAVEPKQATLVINIGDTFQALSNGIYKSCMHRAVVNKSTKRKSMAFFVSPKEDKVVSAPHQLGKRVYPDFTWSQFVHFTQKHYRADGSTLHNFVTWLISKSENA
- the LOC136200450 gene encoding BTB/POZ domain-containing protein At1g21780-like — translated: IDSKVEMISRVVRWKIEGLEPYSYKKSDAFKLGIWTWKRGGEIYVDLFPEDSPTCKEQSPIATFYLRIFNAAPNRTHYHTYFHERLLRNCNDYIGFETDFSGSFIIHVEFRDLKTCTLNGWKDRSIWSSDGMLQQPVSTPSTSTSRIPCFSRMLDEAIHADVTINTADGTVSAHKAVLSASSPVFQSMFHHELKEKESSTIYIQDMTLDCCKALLSYLYGTIEPGTFWTHRIALIGAANKYDIQDLKDACEESLLEDLNSGNVLERLQEAWLYQLHKLKNGCLKYLIDFGMINDVEQEIRNNFFKEADRELILELVEKMLAVGIMSCVIV